The proteins below come from a single Stutzerimonas stutzeri RCH2 genomic window:
- the chrA gene encoding chromate efflux transporter encodes MPNESHRDTANSRLGAWTIFLVFLRLGLTSFGGPVAHLGYFRTEFVQQRRWLDERSYADLVALCQFLPGPASSQVGLAIGLLRGGYRGSLAAWAGFTLPSAVALTLFALGIARWGDALPNGFLQGLKIVAVAVVAQAVRGMARTLCTDGPRVAITLAAASAVLLLPFIWSQVGVILVAGLLGLLIFRPVPSAAHVAVPVSVTTRMALMALALFFALLALLPLLASSTGNQALAQVDAFYRTGALVFGGGHVVLPLLQAEVVPAGWVDNDSFLAGYGAAQAVPGPLFTFAAFLGASMNVGPSGWLGAALCLAAVFVPSFLLVIGVLPFWERLRSNRRTQAALAGVNAAVVGLLLAALYDPVWTSAIKAPEHFLLALLALAGLMYWKLPPWLVVVGGAFGGWALALLA; translated from the coding sequence ATGCCTAACGAATCTCACCGCGATACGGCAAACAGCCGACTCGGCGCCTGGACCATCTTTCTGGTGTTTCTTCGCCTCGGCCTGACTTCCTTTGGTGGGCCGGTGGCTCATCTCGGCTATTTTCGCACCGAGTTCGTCCAGCAGCGCCGCTGGCTCGACGAGCGCAGCTACGCCGACCTGGTCGCCCTGTGCCAGTTTCTCCCCGGCCCAGCCAGCAGCCAGGTCGGCCTGGCGATCGGCCTGCTGCGCGGGGGCTATCGGGGCTCGCTTGCCGCCTGGGCCGGATTTACCCTGCCCTCAGCGGTCGCCTTGACGCTATTTGCGCTGGGCATCGCGCGCTGGGGTGATGCACTGCCGAATGGCTTTCTCCAAGGCCTGAAAATCGTCGCCGTGGCAGTGGTTGCTCAAGCCGTGCGGGGCATGGCGCGCACGCTGTGCACCGACGGGCCGCGAGTAGCCATCACCCTGGCCGCCGCTAGCGCCGTGTTGCTGCTTCCCTTCATCTGGAGTCAGGTTGGCGTCATTCTTGTCGCCGGTCTGCTTGGATTGTTGATCTTTCGTCCAGTCCCCAGCGCAGCGCATGTAGCGGTGCCCGTAAGCGTGACAACGCGGATGGCATTGATGGCCTTGGCTTTGTTTTTCGCGCTGCTTGCCCTGCTCCCGCTGCTCGCCAGCAGCACGGGTAACCAGGCTCTGGCCCAGGTCGATGCGTTCTATCGCACCGGCGCGCTGGTGTTCGGCGGCGGTCACGTAGTACTGCCATTGCTGCAGGCGGAGGTGGTGCCGGCGGGCTGGGTGGACAACGATTCATTCCTGGCCGGTTACGGCGCTGCACAGGCGGTACCAGGGCCGCTGTTCACCTTCGCGGCGTTTCTCGGTGCCTCGATGAATGTCGGCCCCAGTGGCTGGCTGGGCGCGGCGCTGTGCCTGGCGGCAGTCTTCGTGCCTTCGTTCCTGCTGGTGATCGGGGTGTTGCCGTTCTGGGAAAGGCTGCGCAGTAATCGACGCACTCAGGCTGCTCTGGCTGGGGTGAATGCCGCTGTGGTCGGCCTGCTGCTGGCCGCGCTGTACGACCCGGTCTGGACCAGCGCGATCAAGGCACCGGAACACTTCCTTCTGGCTCTCCTCGCGCTTGCCGGGCTCATGTACTGGAAGCTGCCGCCTTGGCTGGTGGTGGTTGGCGGGGCCTTCGGCGGCTGGGCGCTCGCGCTGCTGGCTTGA
- a CDS encoding DUF1853 family protein — MSLRSLADLPRRLQHPQVRDLAWTILSPPLLSEAPQRQRHPLHASRWSSEPELLAGWLLQQDADQSILEAWLSLHSIRRLGLYYERLWQYALSQAPDIQLLAANLPVRQNGTTLGELDLLFCDDEGVHHLELAVKFYLGTGQGDGSLHAQWLGPGSHDRLDLKLAHLCEHQLPLCSQPATLAVLAELTGRAVQSSFWLGGYLFQPWPQGCRPPRGANPLHLRGQWLRQADWPGFTAGTPDSVWQPIARAAWLAPARIAPADVWEASRYADWLAGNPAQARAQLLARLEPDTDGVWHEQERLFLVADDWPHNGAATLERHQPDMFSG, encoded by the coding sequence ATGAGCCTTCGCAGTCTTGCCGACCTCCCCCGCCGTCTCCAGCATCCGCAGGTGCGCGATCTTGCCTGGACGATTCTATCGCCACCCTTGTTGAGCGAAGCGCCGCAGCGCCAGCGCCATCCATTGCACGCAAGCCGCTGGAGCAGCGAGCCGGAGTTGTTGGCAGGTTGGCTGCTGCAGCAGGATGCCGATCAGTCCATCCTCGAAGCCTGGCTGTCGCTGCACAGCATCCGACGGCTCGGCCTCTATTACGAACGCCTATGGCAGTACGCACTGTCCCAGGCGCCGGACATTCAATTGCTTGCAGCCAATCTGCCAGTTCGCCAGAACGGCACCACCCTGGGTGAGCTGGACCTGCTGTTCTGCGATGACGAGGGCGTGCACCACCTCGAGCTGGCGGTGAAGTTCTATCTCGGAACCGGACAAGGCGATGGCAGCCTGCACGCGCAATGGCTTGGCCCGGGCAGCCACGACCGCCTCGATCTCAAGCTGGCCCATCTGTGCGAGCACCAGCTGCCGCTGTGCAGCCAGCCGGCAACATTGGCCGTACTGGCGGAGCTGACCGGGCGTGCCGTGCAGAGCAGCTTCTGGCTAGGCGGCTATCTGTTCCAGCCGTGGCCCCAGGGCTGCAGGCCACCACGCGGCGCGAATCCACTCCATCTGCGTGGGCAGTGGTTGCGCCAGGCCGATTGGCCGGGTTTCACAGCAGGAACACCGGATTCGGTCTGGCAGCCCATTGCCCGTGCGGCCTGGCTGGCACCGGCGCGCATTGCACCTGCTGACGTGTGGGAAGCAAGCCGCTATGCCGATTGGCTCGCGGGCAATCCGGCGCAGGCCCGGGCGCAACTGCTGGCACGGCTGGAACCGGATACGGACGGCGTCTGGCACGAGCAGGAGCGGCTTTTTCTGGTTGCGGACGATTGGCCGCACAACGGCGCAGCGACGCTTGAACGTCACCAGCCTGACATGTTCAGCGGATAG